The genomic window TGCGCGCGCGCTGGAACTTGCGCACAAGGTCGACATGGTGGCTTTCGACAAGACCGGCACGCTGACCCTGGGCCGACCGGTGCTGACCGCGCTGATTCCGGCGGGAGACCCTGGCGATGAAGCCGGACTGCTGGCAACGGCTGCCAGCTTGCAAGGCGGCAGCGAACATCCGCTCGCGCGTGCCGTGTCGGCGGCTGCGGCGCAGCGCGGCTTGCAGGTGCCGTCCTTGGCCGCCATGCAGGCGATGCCGGGCCGCGGTGTGCGCGGTGAAGTGAATGGCGAGAGTTGGGCCATTGCAAGCCTGCGCTGGTGCGCCGAACTGGGCGTTGTTCCCGACGCTGCAGCGGTCGAGCGCCTGCATGCGCAAGGTGCCACCGTGTCGGCGCTGCTGCGCTTCGATGCGGCGGGCGTTGCGCAGGTACAGGCGCTGCTGGCCTTTGCCGACGAGCCGAAGCCCGAGGCTGCGCAAGCGGTTCGCACCTTGCGCGAAAGGGGCCTGCGCGTGGTGATGATCTCGGGCGACAACGAGCGTGCCGCACAAGCCATGGCGGCGCGGCTTGGCATTGCCGCCCCGGATGTGCGTGCCGACGTTCTGCCGGCCGACAAGGCGGCACAGGTCGGTGCACTGCGCCACGACGGCCATGTGGTCGCAATGGTCGGCGATGGTGCGAACGACGCACCCGCATTGGCGGCCGCCGATGTGGGCATTGCAATGGCACCTTCGGGCGGTGGTACCGACGTGGCCATGGAGGCCGCGGGTATCACGCTGATGCGCGGCGACCTGGCGCTGGTGGCCCAGGCGCTCGACCTTTCGGCACGCACGGTGGCAAAGATCAGGCAGAACCTCTTCTGGGCCTTTGCCTACAACGTGGCCGGCATTCCGCTCGCGGCCTTCGGGCTGCTGAGCCCCGTGGTGGCGGGTGCGGCCATGGCGCTGTCGAGCGTCAGCGTGATGGCCAATGCGCTGCTGTTGCGGCGCTGGAGGCCTTGAGGCTTTGCCGCTTCAGTCGATCAGCAGCGCGAGCAGTTGGTCGTCGATGTAGTCCGCTTCGCCGGCACGTTTGTAGAACTTGCGCAGCGTGCCTTCGCATTCGAAGCCCAGCTTCTTGTAGAAGCGCAGCCCCGGCGCGTTGTCGCTTTCGACATAAAGCTCGATGCGCTTCACGCCGTCGGCCTTGAGGTGCTCGATGGCATCGCTCACCATCGCATGGGCGATGCCCTTGCCGTGCAGCGCCGGATCGACCGCCAGCGTACCGAAGCAGGCCACGTGCCGCACGCGCCCGGGGTAGCGCGTCGCACGGTAGAAGCCAGCCACGCGGCCGTCGTCTTCATAAATGTAGAAGCTTCGGCTGTCGACCAGCTCTTTGTAGATGGCGCGAAATTCATCCAGCGGCATCGGGTCGTAGCCGAGGAAAGGCACGACACGCTCATGCATGTAGATGGTGAAGACCGCTTCGAGATCGAGAGGTGTTGCGAGCCTGCGCATGGTGACCGGGTTGCCTGCGGATGCAGATGAGTCCGCCAGCATACCGAGTCTTGTCCTGGCCCCGCATGTCGCGCTGAATCGCCTCTGGCTTCAGGGGTGCGCGCTGCGGGAAGCAATCAGTACGGCGTTGGTGCCGCCGAACGCGAACGAGTTGGAAAGCACATGCCTCAGGTGTCCGGCTTCGCGCGCATCGCCTCGCACCAGGTCGAGATCGAAGGCCGCATCGGGCGCACGCAGGTTGGCAGTGGGTGGAAGCATGCCCCGGGCCAACGCGCGCAATGCGGCCACGAGTTCGATCGCACCGCCGCCGCCGAGCACGTGTCCGTGGATGGCCTTGGTGGCGCTCACCGGCGTGGCGTTGCCGAACACTTCGCGGATGGAAGCGGCTTCCGCGGCGTCGCCTGCCCGGGTGGCGGTGCCGTGCGCATTGATGTAGCCGACCTGCGAAGGGTCGATGCCGGCGTCGTGCAATGCCGCCCGCATGGCGCGCACCTGGCCAGCGGCGCTGGGGTTGGTGATGTGCGTGGCGTCGCAGTTGGTGGCATAGCCGCTCAGCGCGAGCGCGGTGTCGTCGGCAATGCCGCGTGCCGATGCGTGCGCCTGCGATTCGAGCACCAGCGCGGCGGCTCCCTCGCCCAGTGCAAAGCCCGCGCGGTCACCCGCAAACGGCCTGCAAGCGCTTTCGGGTGCACCGGGCGGCAAGGGTGCGGTCACGCGCATCGCATGCCAGCTGGC from Variovorax paradoxus includes these protein-coding regions:
- a CDS encoding GNAT family N-acetyltransferase → MLADSSASAGNPVTMRRLATPLDLEAVFTIYMHERVVPFLGYDPMPLDEFRAIYKELVDSRSFYIYEDDGRVAGFYRATRYPGRVRHVACFGTLAVDPALHGKGIAHAMVSDAIEHLKADGVKRIELYVESDNAPGLRFYKKLGFECEGTLRKFYKRAGEADYIDDQLLALLID
- a CDS encoding beta-ketoacyl-[acyl-carrier-protein] synthase family protein — protein: MQPAGAPVFVTGLGFVTPLGRTVDSFDDALFNARSAVRAQTLCIEGLDPIELAVAGCEFNAEEVRSNSRLPLDRGTAMALAAAHDAAAEAGLYPGCVDPTRLGIFWGSGLAGAGTFDETTHALYAEQHRMRPTTVLTVMPNAAVAELALQYGAQGAAIAYACACASSAVAIGEAMRAIRGGWIDVAIAGGHDAMLTPGVMASWHAMRVTAPLPPGAPESACRPFAGDRAGFALGEGAAALVLESQAHASARGIADDTALALSGYATNCDATHITNPSAAGQVRAMRAALHDAGIDPSQVGYINAHGTATRAGDAAEAASIREVFGNATPVSATKAIHGHVLGGGGAIELVAALRALARGMLPPTANLRAPDAAFDLDLVRGDAREAGHLRHVLSNSFAFGGTNAVLIASRSAHP